In one Pseudomonas sp. SCA2728.1_7 genomic region, the following are encoded:
- a CDS encoding DUF2784 domain-containing protein: MLYRIAADGLVLFHLCFILFVLFGGLLVLKWPRLMWLHLPAAAWGVAVEVLHLTCPLTYWENLMRHAAGQTEYAGGFIEHYIWPIIYPAGLTPQIQLALGSVVLAVNLLVYGRLIRSWKLRRAL; encoded by the coding sequence ATGCTGTACCGAATCGCAGCCGACGGGCTGGTGCTGTTCCATTTGTGCTTCATTTTGTTCGTGCTGTTTGGCGGGCTGCTGGTACTCAAATGGCCGCGTTTGATGTGGCTGCATCTGCCGGCTGCTGCTTGGGGGGTGGCGGTCGAGGTGCTGCATCTGACCTGCCCGCTGACGTACTGGGAAAACCTCATGCGCCACGCGGCCGGGCAGACTGAATACGCCGGCGGCTTCATCGAGCATTACATCTGGCCGATCATCTATCCGGCCGGGCTCACCCCGCAGATTCAACTGGCGCTCGGCAGCGTGGTACTCGCGGTCAACCTGCTGGTTTACGGCCGTTTAATCCGGTCGTGGAAACTGCGCCGCGCACTGTAA
- the ppnN gene encoding nucleotide 5'-monophosphate nucleosidase PpnN has protein sequence MTQRHVINASVSPKGSLETLSQREVQQLSEAGSGSTYTLFRQCALAILNTGAHVDNAKTILEAYKDFEIRIHQQDRGVRLELLNAPADAFVDGEMIASTREMLFSALRDIVYTENELDSQRIDLTTSQGISDYVFHLLRNARTLRPGVEPKIVVCWGGHSINTEEYKYTKKVGHELGLRSLDICTGCGPGVMKGPMKGATIAHAKQRIHGGRYLGLTEPGIIAAEAPNPIVNELVILPDIEKRLEAFVRVGHGIIIFPGGAGTAEEFLYLLGILMHPDNKGLPFPVILTGPKHAAPYLEQLDAFVTATLGEAAKQHYEIIIDDPAEVARQMTQGLKAVKQFRRERNDAFHFNWLLKIDEGFQRPFDPTHENMANLKLHRDQPPHELAANLRRAFSGIVAGNVKDKGIRLIEEHGPYQIRGDAAIMQPLDALLKAFVAQHRMKLPGGAAYVPCYRVVA, from the coding sequence ATGACCCAACGACACGTAATCAATGCCTCGGTCAGCCCGAAAGGCAGCCTGGAAACCCTTTCTCAACGTGAAGTTCAGCAACTGAGCGAAGCCGGATCCGGCAGCACCTACACCCTCTTCCGCCAGTGCGCCCTGGCCATCCTCAACACTGGCGCCCATGTCGATAACGCCAAGACCATCCTCGAAGCCTACAAGGACTTCGAAATCCGTATTCACCAACAGGATCGCGGCGTACGCCTGGAGCTGCTGAACGCGCCGGCCGACGCGTTCGTCGACGGCGAAATGATCGCCAGCACCCGCGAAATGCTCTTCAGCGCCCTGCGCGACATCGTCTACACCGAAAACGAACTCGACAGCCAACGCATCGACCTGACCACCTCGCAAGGCATCAGCGACTACGTTTTCCACCTGCTGCGCAACGCGCGCACCCTGCGCCCGGGCGTCGAGCCGAAGATCGTCGTGTGCTGGGGCGGTCACTCGATCAACACCGAAGAATACAAATACACCAAGAAAGTAGGTCACGAACTGGGCCTGCGCAGCCTCGACATCTGCACTGGCTGCGGCCCCGGCGTGATGAAAGGCCCGATGAAAGGCGCGACCATCGCCCACGCCAAACAGCGTATTCACGGCGGGCGTTATCTGGGTCTGACCGAACCGGGCATCATCGCCGCCGAAGCGCCAAACCCGATCGTCAATGAGCTGGTGATTCTGCCGGACATCGAAAAACGTCTGGAAGCGTTCGTCCGTGTTGGCCATGGCATCATCATCTTCCCAGGCGGTGCCGGTACGGCGGAAGAGTTCCTCTACCTGCTGGGCATCCTGATGCACCCGGACAATAAAGGACTGCCGTTCCCGGTGATCCTCACCGGGCCGAAACACGCCGCGCCGTATCTGGAACAGCTCGACGCCTTCGTCACCGCGACCCTGGGTGAAGCGGCCAAGCAGCACTACGAAATCATCATCGACGACCCGGCCGAAGTGGCGCGGCAGATGACCCAAGGTCTGAAAGCGGTGAAGCAGTTCCGCCGCGAGCGCAACGATGCGTTCCATTTCAACTGGCTGCTGAAAATCGACGAAGGCTTCCAGCGTCCGTTCGATCCGACCCACGAGAACATGGCCAACCTGAAACTGCACCGCGACCAGCCACCGCACGAACTGGCGGCCAATCTGCGCCGGGCGTTTTCTGGCATCGTCGCTGGCAACGTCAAGGACAAGGGCATTCGCCTGATCGAAGAACACGGGCCGTACCAGATCCGTGGTGATGCGGCGATCATGCAACCGCTCGATGCGCTGCTCAAAGCCTTCGTCGCCCAGCACCGGATGAAACTGCCGGGCGGCGCGGCGTATGTGCCGTGTTATCGAGTGGTGGCGTAA
- a CDS encoding DUF3087 domain-containing protein encodes MFEIQPMDAATFRQQTRRSTIIIAVLFLVLAMLFSSVAVALFGEPGGDNLRFNVGGVFVAFLLTAALLRGRFWNQSWMAPAVYSWRLKRNLMSITNVMHQVTAAVEQNDPTAMKVLRFYHLGLTQMHELDGNSSDHGQLWREAEAHKERMQALGLDTEQTRLDPAWLEALKQTAR; translated from the coding sequence ATGTTCGAGATTCAGCCGATGGACGCCGCCACCTTTCGCCAGCAGACGCGACGCAGCACGATCATCATCGCCGTGCTGTTCCTGGTGCTGGCGATGCTGTTTTCCAGCGTCGCGGTGGCGCTGTTCGGCGAGCCTGGCGGCGATAACCTGCGCTTCAATGTCGGCGGGGTGTTTGTGGCGTTTCTGCTGACGGCTGCGCTGTTGCGCGGGCGCTTCTGGAATCAGAGCTGGATGGCGCCAGCCGTCTACAGCTGGCGACTCAAGCGCAACCTGATGAGCATCACCAATGTGATGCATCAGGTGACCGCAGCCGTGGAACAGAATGATCCGACGGCGATGAAGGTTCTGCGCTTCTACCATCTGGGATTGACGCAAATGCACGAACTGGATGGCAACTCCAGTGATCATGGGCAATTGTGGCGGGAAGCTGAAGCACACAAGGAGCGGATGCAGGCGCTGGGGCTCGATACCGAGCAGACGCGCCTGGATCCGGCCTGGCTGGAGGCGTTGAAGCAAACGGCGCGCTGA